Part of the Candidatus Methylomirabilota bacterium genome, CGGGTTATGTCGCCGCCCGGGCCGAGCTGGCCCGGCTCGAGCGTGCCCTCGATGGTGGGCCGCCTGCCTCCGTCACGCGCTAGGCCGGGAACATCGCGCCGCCCCCTTGTGTTCGCCCCGTTTTGCTGGTAAGCAAACGGCCAATCGGAAGCCCTCGCGGCCTTCTCCGACCCCCCACCGGGCTAGCAAGGAGATCAATCCATGGCGCAGGTGAAGCAGATCACGGTGACCGCCGAATCGAAGCCGGGCGTCCTCGCCAAGGTGTGCGCGGCCCTCGCCGGGGCGAACGTGAACATCCTCGCGGTGTGCGCCGCCGACGCGGGCGGCCGAGGCAAGCTCCGCCTCGTGGTCTCCGACCCGACGCGGGCCAAGCAGGCGCTCGCCGACGCGAAGATCCGCTGCGGCGAAGAGCCCGCCCTCGTCCTCACGCTGGACGACCGTCCGGGGAGCCTCGGGCGCGTGGCGGAGAAGCTCGCCGCGGCCAAGATCAACATCAAGTGCACCTACGCCAGCACCACCGGCGCCGGGGGGAGCGCGCAGGTGATCCTCGTCGTCCCGAACCCCGACAAGGCCGAGCGCGCGCTGGCCTGAGCATGCGTCTCAAGCGCGAGGACGTGGAGCGGATGATGGCGGAGCGGCCGGCCGGCACCGCCCTCGAGGAGGCGCTCGACGTGTACGAGGTCTTCGCCAGCGGGACCCTGGCCGACGA contains:
- a CDS encoding ACT domain-containing protein, which translates into the protein MAQVKQITVTAESKPGVLAKVCAALAGANVNILAVCAADAGGRGKLRLVVSDPTRAKQALADAKIRCGEEPALVLTLDDRPGSLGRVAEKLAAAKINIKCTYASTTGAGGSAQVILVVPNPDKAERALA